The DNA window GTGGCGAGCTGAGGCTCCAGCCACGCCGAGTCCACCGTCTCCGATGTCGCGCCGAGGGTCGCGGTCGCGGTCCCCGACGTGCGCCCGTTCGTCGCCGCCTTGCGTCTCCGCTCTCCCCGCACAGGTGGCTTGGTCCTTCGCTCAGCCGCCTTGGCTTTCCGTTTCCCCGCCTTGGCTCCTCGCGTCCCCGCGTGGGTCCCAGGAGGCGCCTCACGGGTCGTGTGCGCATTGCGTGATGCCATGCAGACCTTCCACGACGTGCGTGGTGATCCGCATGGCAGACGTCAAGAGGAGCCCGGAATGGTGCGTGTTCACGAAGTTCCTGAAGAGACCAGCAACGCTGCTGAAGCCCACGGCATCGCCGAAGAGCCCCGCTGGCTCACGCCAGGACGGGAACGCCTGCCAGCCCGATCGGGCGGCTCGCCCCGCCGCAACGCTCAGCCTGCGGTCAGCTTCTTCGCGATGCTCGCCACGTGGCGCCCCTGGTAGCGCGCCCCGGCCAGCTCGTTCTCCGACGGGTGTCGCTCCCCCTTCCCCCCGGCGATCGTCCCGATCCCGTAAGGCGAACCGCCCGTCACCTCATCGATCTTCGTCTGCCCCGCGAACGAGTACGGCAGCCCCACGATCACCATCCCGTGATGCAGCAGCGTCGTGTGGAAGCTCAGGATCGTCGACTCCTGCCCTCCGTGCTGCGTCGCCGCCGACGTGAACACACTCCCCACCTTCCCGACCAGCGCCCCCTTCGCCCAGAGCTGCCCGGTCGCGTCGAGGAACTGCCGCATCTGACCGCACATGTTCCCGAAGCGCGTCGGCGTCCCGAACACGATCGCGTCCGCCTCGGCGAGATCCTTCACCTCCGCGATCGGCACCTGGGCCTGCGCCTTCTGCGCGTCGACCGCGTGCATCTTCTCCAGCACCTCCGCGGACAGCGTCTCCGGCACACGCCGGATCACCACCTCGGCGCCGTCCACCTCACGTGCCCCCTCGGCGATCGCCTCGGCCAGCTGATGCACGTGTCCGTACAGGGAGTAATAAACGACCAGGACCCTCATCGCGTCTCCTCCTCGGCCCGGCGCTCTCCGGAGCGCGCCTCCGTCGCTGGACGGACGCGACCGGCGCTCTTCCGAACCTCCAGCGACACGACGATAGCCGAACCCCATCGACGCGGCAGACCCAGCGCGCGTCAGGCGGTCCCTCACCACACCCCGCAGCGCCACCGGACCGCGTTACCATGCCGCGCGTGGGCTCCTGTCTCGGCTACGCCTTGCTCGACGGCGGCGACACCGCCTTCACCATCGACGCCTCCAGCGTCACCTTCGGCCCTGGCGCGCTCGCCGAGGTGGGCGAACACGCCCGCCACCTCGGCGCGCGTCGCGTCGCCCTCTTCACCGACCGCACCCTCGCCGCCCTCGCCCCCGTCGCGGAAGCCCAGCGCTCTCTGCGCGCCGCAGGCCTCGACGTCGCCCTCTACGACGACGTCCGTGTCGAGCCCACCGACGCCTCCTTCCTCGCGGCCGCCGCGTTCGCCGCCCAGGGCCACTTCGACGCCTACGTCTCCGTCGGCGGCGGCTCGGTCATCGACACCTGCAAGGCCGCGCTCCTCCA is part of the Chondromyces crocatus genome and encodes:
- the wrbA gene encoding NAD(P)H:quinone oxidoreductase — its product is MRVLVVYYSLYGHVHQLAEAIAEGAREVDGAEVVIRRVPETLSAEVLEKMHAVDAQKAQAQVPIAEVKDLAEADAIVFGTPTRFGNMCGQMRQFLDATGQLWAKGALVGKVGSVFTSAATQHGGQESTILSFHTTLLHHGMVIVGLPYSFAGQTKIDEVTGGSPYGIGTIAGGKGERHPSENELAGARYQGRHVASIAKKLTAG